One segment of Triticum aestivum cultivar Chinese Spring chromosome 2A, IWGSC CS RefSeq v2.1, whole genome shotgun sequence DNA contains the following:
- the LOC123191301 gene encoding 4-hydroxyphenylacetaldehyde oxime monooxygenase-like: MLASQLLELQPQQWQLLLVILPLVSLLFLLHRSRNRSGSIRLPPGPWQLPILGNLHQIGPLAHRSLLALSKRHGPVMMLRLGMVRTVVLSSPEAAREALKTHNVDCSGRSPSAGPRLLSYGYKDVIFSPYSDYVQEMRKLFILELLSKRRVQAACYARDAQVEKLVNNLTSIGTKPVPVPDYISATLDGIFGSFVFGGNRAAEKFKGQLVPVMNEAVDMLSSFSAEDFFANATGSLFDHVTGTKARRHRIFKKLDGFFEQVIEHYVNEDPTRKKLDDNCGSALLEELIDLWKKHNKITKDHVKAILMDTLVAGNDTSAITINWAMAELFRHPRVLKKVQEEIRTAVGKKERVQNEDMSNLCYLRMVVKETLRLRIPAALLVPRETLRKIQIAGYDIPAKTRVIVNAWAIARDPNVWKDPEEFYPERFEVMDIDFNGAHFELLPFGSGRRICPGMDMGVANVEFILANMLYCFNWEFPPGMNIEDLSMEEEGALTIRKKTPLMLVPTRYTAYQ; this comes from the exons ATGCTGGCTTCTCAGCTTCTAGAGCTCCAACCCCAACAATGGCAGCTTCTGCTAGTAATCCTCCCACTCGTTTCCCTGCTCTTCCTCCTACACAGGAGCCGGAACAGGTCCGGTAGCATTAGGCTGCCACCAGGGCCCTGGCAGCTGCCCATCCTCGGCAACCTGCACCAGATCGGCCCGCTGGCCCACCGGAGCCTGTTGGCGCTCTCAAAGCGGCACGGGCCGGTGATGATGCTGCGGCTGGGCATGGTGCGGACGGTGGTGCTGTCCTCGCCGGAGGCCGCACGCGAGGCTCTCAAGACCCACAACGTCGACTGCTCCGGACGGTCCCCCTCGGCAGGGCCACGGTTGCTGTCGTATGGCTACAAGGACGTCATCTTCTCCCCCTACAGCGACTATGTCCAGGAGATGCGCAAGCTTTTCATCCTCGAGCTTCTCAGCAAGCGTCGCGTGCAGGCCGCTTGCTACGCTCGCGATGCCCAG GTAGAAAAGCTGGTGAATAACCTCACCAGTATCGGGACAAAACCAGTGCCGGTTCCTGACTACATCTCTGCTACGTTGGATGGGATCTTTGGCTCTTTTGTTTTTGGGGGAAACCGCGCTGCAGAGAAATTCAAGGGGCAATTGGTCCCTGTGATGAACGAGGCCGTGGACATGCTGAGCAGCTTCTCTGCCGAGGACTTCTTTGCCAACGCCACTGGCAGCCTCTTTGACCATGTTACAGGCACCAAGGCCCGCCGACACAGGATCTTTAAGAAGCTCGATGGATTCTTCGAACAAGTCATCGAGCATTACGTGAATGAAGACCCCACTAGAAAAAAACTTGATGACAATTGCGGATCAGCACTTCTGGAAGAACTTATCGACTTATGGAAAAAGCACAATAAGATCACTAAGGATCATGTAAAGGCTATCCTCATG GACACTTTGGTCGCTGGCAATGATACTAGTGCAATAACAATAAACTGGGCAATGGCAGAGCTATTTCGGCACCCAAGGGTGCTCAAGAAGGTACAAGAAGAAATCAGAACTGCAGTAGGGAAGAAAGAGAGGGTGCAAAACGAAGACATGTCCAACCTATGCTACTTAAGAATGGTTGTCAAGGAGACCCTACGGCTGCGTATCCCGGCGGCTTTGCTGGTACCAAGGGAGACCTTACGGAAGATTCAGATTGCAGGATACGACATCCCAGCCAAGACAAGGGTTATTGTAAATGCATGGGCTATTGCTAGGGATCCCAATGTTTGGAAGGACCCGGAGGAGTTTTACCCTGAACGTTTTGAGGTCATGGATATAGACTTCAATGGAGCACATTTCGAGCTTTTGCCCTTTGGCTCGGGACGGCGCATCTGCCCAGGAATGGACATGGGTGTGGCCAACGTAGAATTCATCCTGGCCAACATGCTTTACTGCTTCAACTGGGAGTTTCCACCTGGAATGAATATTGAGGATCTAAGCATGGAGGAGGAAGGGGCTCTGACCATTCGAAAGAAGACGCCACTGATGTTGGTGCCGACAAGGTACACTGCATATCAGTGA